The genomic stretch GACGCCCGAGTATGAAGGAGAAGAAGTCATGGGAGCTAAGGCCAAGATCAAGGCTAAGCCCAAGACCATTGACGAGTACCTCGCGGAGTTGAGCAACGACAAGCGAGTAGCGCTCGGCCTGCGAAAGACCATCCGCGCTGCAGCTCCAAGAGCTGAAGAGTGCATCAGCCACCAGTTCCCCGCCTTCCGTCTCGACGGACATGACCGTTGAGATCATCACGTCAGCTTCCCAGGTCATTGGCCTCGCACTGGATGCTGCCATGCGAAACGACGGTCCACAGTGGTGGCGCGGCCAAGCCCATGCCTCATGGAGCCTGCGTCCAACCATCGCTTATCATGCCGGAGGTTATCAGGCTGAAAAGAACATGCTGGCCATGTTCAGGCTCGGCGCGCCGAGTCGGCACACGACTCTTCCTACACACGAGGACGTTCCTGGTTGGCTGTTCTTGGCACGTCATCACGGTCTCCCATCACGATTGCTAGATTGGACGGAGTCCCCGCTCGTGGCGCTGTTCTTCGCCGTCTATCCAACGGACTTCAAGAATCTTCCCGATAACGAGGATAGCGCCCTATGGCGCCTCAGCCCTTGCAAGCTCAACAAAAAGTTCCTGGACCTTGAGAAGATCTGTCTTCCGGAGAGCCCAAAGGTAGTTCCGCTTTTCAAACGTGCCCTGACCGGTGAGCCCCGAACTAAAGATGCGATTGCGGCCGTCGCAGCACCAGAACTTGATTTACGAATGCTCTTACAACAGTCACGCTTTACCATTCACGATACCGACTTGCCTCTAGAGCAGCTGACGGCTGGCGAGGGCGTAGTGCAGAAGTACGTCATCCCTGCCACGAACAAAATGATGGTCCGCGCAGAACTTGAGGCTCTTGGCATGCGTTGGTCATCGATATTCCCCGACTCGGGTAGCCTGGCGAACTATGTGGCCAACCTCAAGTGGAAGGACACTGTGTAGTGCATCCGGCTATAAGGCGCTGCACCTAACCTGGCCCGCGATGTCGGTTTCTGGGACTTCATAGCCCACTCATGCGGGCCGGGCAGGTGCGCTTTGGTCGTTCGGCGGCTAGGGTCTCTTTGGAGGTGCATTATGTCCTCGCTCAGCGGCAAGGTGGATATCGTGACGGGGTCTTCCCGAGGCATCGGCGCGCGAATAGCGACCCGGTTAGCGCAGGCAGGCGCAGGAGTCGTTGTCAACTACGCAGGCGGGCGAAATGCCGCGGAGCAAGTCGTTCAATCCATCGAAGCCGGCGGTGGACAGGCGCTGGCCGTTCAAGGAGACGTGAGCAAGCCGCAGGACGTCCGGGCCTTGTTCGATGCCGCGGTCGAGCGATTCGGTCGCGTTCACATCCTGGTGAATAATGCCGGAATCATCCTTTACAAACGACTCGATCAGACCGCCGACGACGAGTTTGATCGGCTTTTCGCCGTCAACGTCAAGGGCGTCTTCAACGCACTTCGAGAAGCGTCGCGGCATTTGGAAGACGGCGGGCGGATCATCAACTTTTCCTCTTCGACAACCCGGCTCATGCTGCCGACCTATGCGAGCTATTGCGCGACCAAAGCGGCCGTCGAGCAATTGACGCGCATCTTCGCCAAGGAGGTCGGTCAGCGCGGCATCACGGTCAACGTCGTCTCGCCCGGGCCGACCAACACGGAGTTGTTCACCGAGGGCAAGAGCGAAGCGGACATCCAGCGCATGGCGGCGATGGCCGCGCTCGGACGGATCGGCCAACCGGAAGACATCGCCAACCTGGTGCTGTTCCTGGCGAGTGACGAGGCCGGTTGGATCTCCGCGCAGAACATTGGGGCCAACGGCGGGTTGGCCTGACCAGGTGCCATGAAAGGTAACAAACATGGACGGCCTAATCCCGTCGTCGCACCCCCGCGCCCTGGCCCCCAATCCTTCGCGAATAACGCTTGATCCCGCCCCGCTGCGGGAGATACTGACCGTGTTAGGCTGAACGGCGCGGCAGGGTTTGCCGCATTAGGCTCGTCAGGCTAATCAATGGTTCGGCAAGATCTGTCTTCAGATCTGTCCGCAACCGGAATGTGAACTAGGAGACTTGGATGACGATTGCTTCCGATCTCTTGCAACGACATATCCAGACACTCGTCGAGGACAACGCGCAATGGCAGACACTGATCGCCGATGATCTTTTGTGGGAGCTCCCCTACGCGCCCGCCATCGGCCATCCGGCGCGGCTATCGGGGCGGGAGGAGGTGGTGCGTCACGTAACCTGGTTCCTGGGAACGGTGGACAATTTCCGCTTCTTCGACCTCAAGGTATATGCCTTAGCCGATCCGGAAGCCGCAGTCGCCGAAGTCAAGGGGGAGGCGCTCATCAAGTCTACGGGGCGTATCTACCTCCAGGATTATGTGGTGTTCCTCCGTGCTGCAGGCGGCAAAATCGCGTTCCTACGCGAATATTTCGATCCGGTGCGTGCGGCCAAGGCGCTGGGCACGCCGATCCTTGGGCTCGAATCCTGAGGACAAGCGGCGACGGGCCGGATAACTCGCAGCCGCCCTTCAGCGATCCTGGTCAGCTAAGTGTCATGGGTGTCCTTGCATACGACTTACTAAGGAAATTGCGATGAATGCTTTATCGAACCTTTCTAGCACGTCGGCAAGAGGCGCAATCCCGCGGTGGCCCTGGTTGCTGGTGCTTGTCTGGGTAGCGGGACTGGCCGGCGTGCCTGCTCACGCGCAGGACGCCAACCCAATTGCGACAGGTGTCGCCCCGGTCGCCAAAGACTTCGCCGGCTTCTCGCCCACCAAGCTGGACATGCCCTTCTTGGTTCTGACCGGCGAGAAGGCCTCCGGCACGTTCCTCATCGATCAAGCAAGCTGGTGGCGAACAACGTGAAAGGCATCATCGTGAAGGGCTCCGGTCATTGGCTGATGGAAGAAGCACCAAGTCAAGTCATTCCTGAAGTTGTTTTATTCATCAATGACGTGCCGGATACGGCTTCGATTCAACGCCTGACACCCGATGACAGCAATGCGCTTAAAGCGACCGGTGCGGGAGTAGGTACTTCCGGCGTATCACGAAGAGAAGACGGATTTCATCCGCCAGCAGCTCGGCAGCTTCTGGGCGAGCAATAAAGTCAAGGATTCGAAGTCTGGGTAAATCTATGCCGCCTGACGAAATGGACCGGCAAACAACAATAGGCAGATCACATGATGCCAGCAGATTTCGCGAAAAGCGAATCGCCAACATTGAGGATCGCCTCGCGCGAATCGAGTCGCGGCTTGGGGGAACGGCCCCTCAGGTACAAGCGCCCGCTCAGGTTCAAGCGGCCGCTCCAGTACTGACTCGCGCATCGAAGCAGCCGGAAACCAGTACCCCCGCGCCTCTGCCGGAGCCGGAAGACCACCCATCGCTGGTCACCAGCATTTTGGGTTGGGGCGGAGCGGTCGCATTTGTGCTGGCGGCCTCGTATCTGATTCGTCTGGCGATCGATACCGGATGGCTAACGCCGGTGCGGCAGGTGGCATTTGCAGCGATCGCGGGACTGGGGCTGATCGGTACTGGATTTGCGCTGCGCAATTTCGATCGCCAATACGCGGGGCTCTTGCCGGCGGGAGGCATCGCGATCCTCTTTCTCTCCATCTATGGCGGGCATCTCTACTACGGGTTCATCGAAATGAAGGCTGCCACTGCCGCAGTGATTTTCGTGTGTGCAGTGTCGCTCTGGCTGTGCCGGAGCGTTCAAAAGTGATCTCTACGCCCTATTCGCGGTTGCGGGTTCCTACTCGGCGCCTTTCTTGTTGTCCGGGCTGCGGGGCTACGTCACCGACCTGGTGATCTACTTCTCGGCGTGGAGCGCCGTGTTCAGCGTCTACGCCATTTGGCACGGGCGTCGGCTGATTTACCTGCTTGCGCTCTACCTCGCGCTGATCGGATTGACACGATCTGGCGCGACCGTGCACCGGACGACTGGATTCCAGCGTTGGTGTTCCAGACGGCGCAATTCGTGATCTTCGGCGTTGCGACGGCCGTGTTCTCGATTCGTCGCGAGACGCCGATGGATTCGCGCACGGCACTTGCTCACCTGCCGCCGTTATTGCTTTTCTACTTCCTGCAATACGCCCTGTTGAACCGACATTTACCGGCGCTAGCGCCCTGGATCGCGGTTGCCAGTTTGGCGGTCGTAGCGAGCCTTTTTGCCGCGGCCCGGGCGGCTCTGCAGCGGCCCTTGCCTGGCGGTGAATTGTTGTTGTGGTGCTATGTCGCCCTGGTACTGTTTCACGCTGGTTATGTGGAGTCCGTCCCGAAACAATGGGCGCCGTGGGTCGCGTTCGTGCTGGTACCCGTGGCTGCTCTCGCAAGCCTGAGGCGTGGCGGCGGGCCGGGCACCAGTTGGCCGGGCAGCGGTCGGTATGATTTTCCTGGTCAATTATCTTCGCGTTGTTTTCGACACCGACCTCCAGGCGGTTCCGGGACAGGAGTGGCCTAGCCATTGGCTATGCGTTTCTGCTTTATCTTGGATATCACTATTCAGCCGTAGTCAGGAGGCGCTACGTGGCGTCGAAGTGCTGTTGCTTTACACGGGACACATCAGCGCCATGGCTGCGGCGGTTCATCTTCTGCACGAACCGATCGTTGAGTCCACCGCATGGGGGCTGCTGGCGCTCGCGTGCCTCGGCTTATCGTTGTGGCGGCGCGACTGGCTGCTCGGACAGTCTTCGCTTCTGGTGTTCGGTGCCACGGCAGGCAAGGTGCTGCTCTATGATTTGAGCGGCGCTCCCCCTATGGGGCGAATCGTCAGCCTCGTGGTGCTGGGAGTGACTTTCTATGTCGGCGGTATGCTGTATCAGCGCATGCTCGGAGCTGGTGCTAGGCTGTGAGCTAATCTGCATAAAGGTTGGCCCAACTTGTCATTGGAGCGGACGGGGTGCATGCGTCCGCGATCACGCTGGCCTCGCCGAAGGGCGGCCAGCCGCAGGAGGTTGATCAAGGGCCGGATCCAGATCCCGAGCTTGATCATCCGGGCGGCGAGGGTGGCGCGGGGCAGATCGACCGGCACGCGGGATCCCGGGGCCCGGCGCTACGACATTTTCGAGAGGCCGGCCCGCGATCCCGCTCGGGTAAGGTAAAGCAAGCGCGTGTCAGCGGCTCCGGGCCTTCTGCGAGCGGGCGCGCGATCGAGCGGAGGGAGGGGATGAGCTCGCGCGTGTCCCGATCGCAAGGGCGCGTGCGCCGGCCCGAGCGCGTGTCGTCATGGCAGGCGACGCATCGCAGCGCAGGAACCGCGAGCCCTCGATCCAGTCGCGATCGGGATAGTAGGCGAACACGAGTTGACCGTCGCTGATCTCGTCGATGAGCCGGCGCGCGATCGCCGGGCGTACCGCGGGGCAGC from Pseudomonadota bacterium encodes the following:
- a CDS encoding FRG domain-containing protein; the protein is MTVEIITSASQVIGLALDAAMRNDGPQWWRGQAHASWSLRPTIAYHAGGYQAEKNMLAMFRLGAPSRHTTLPTHEDVPGWLFLARHHGLPSRLLDWTESPLVALFFAVYPTDFKNLPDNEDSALWRLSPCKLNKKFLDLEKICLPESPKVVPLFKRALTGEPRTKDAIAAVAAPELDLRMLLQQSRFTIHDTDLPLEQLTAGEGVVQKYVIPATNKMMVRAELEALGMRWSSIFPDSGSLANYVANLKWKDTV
- a CDS encoding SDR family oxidoreductase, whose translation is MSSLSGKVDIVTGSSRGIGARIATRLAQAGAGVVVNYAGGRNAAEQVVQSIEAGGGQALAVQGDVSKPQDVRALFDAAVERFGRVHILVNNAGIILYKRLDQTADDEFDRLFAVNVKGVFNALREASRHLEDGGRIINFSSSTTRLMLPTYASYCATKAAVEQLTRIFAKEVGQRGITVNVVSPGPTNTELFTEGKSEADIQRMAAMAALGRIGQPEDIANLVLFLASDEAGWISAQNIGANGGLA
- a CDS encoding nuclear transport factor 2 family protein — translated: MTIASDLLQRHIQTLVEDNAQWQTLIADDLLWELPYAPAIGHPARLSGREEVVRHVTWFLGTVDNFRFFDLKVYALADPEAAVAEVKGEALIKSTGRIYLQDYVVFLRAAGGKIAFLREYFDPVRAAKALGTPILGLES
- a CDS encoding DUF2339 domain-containing protein codes for the protein MDRQTTIGRSHDASRFREKRIANIEDRLARIESRLGGTAPQVQAPAQVQAAAPVLTRASKQPETSTPAPLPEPEDHPSLVTSILGWGGAVAFVLAASYLIRLAIDTGWLTPVRQVAFAAIAGLGLIGTGFALRNFDRQYAGLLPAGGIAILFLSIYGGHLYYGFIEMKAATAAVIFVCAVSLWLCRSVQK